Within the bacterium genome, the region CGGGTAGAGGGCATAGATTTTCTTGTCACCCGAGCCGAAATACAACACCCCGTTACGGTCGGCGGCGGGCGAGGACAGGATCGTTCCACCGGTGTTGAAAGACCACTTTACTTCGTTGTTGAACCCCGGGCCCATGCCGGCGATGAACTTACCGTTCAGGCGGCCGACGAAGAAGACGCCCGCGCTGTCCGTTAGCTGGGCGCTTTTGAGGATATGTGCATCCGCCGCCCGGGCTGGATCGGGCGAGTTGGTGAACAGCAGGAGGCTGACCCCCTCATCGGTGCCGAACCAGACCCTGTCCGCGGATTCGACCAGCACGGCGTTGACCACGTCGCTGGCCAGGCCGTCCGCTGTCCCGTAGCCGGTCCAGGCTGTGCCGTTGTAAACTTTTACTCCGCCGCCGAGGGTGCCGACCCAGAGCTTGCCCTGGTTGTCGAAAGCCATCGACGAGACTTCATTCCAGCGGTCGGCGCCGCCGACCGTGAAATTCTGGCTCTTCAGGGCGCCGTTCTCCAGCTGATGGATGCCCATCACGCCCGCGACCGGGGCGGTGGCGAACCACAGACGGCCCTGAGGACCGACTGTGATGGCGGTAACCGGCGCGCCGGGAGCGGCGGCCTGCGACCATTTCTGCCCGTCATACTTGAGCACGCCCGAGGAGCGGGTCCCGAAATAGGCTCCGCCACTGCGGTCCAGGGCGATGCACGAGGTGTAGCCGTCACCCACCCGCACGGCCTGTTTCCAGGGGGAAAGGCCGCTGCCGGCCAGGGCCGCGCCCAGCCGGGTCGAGCCGTCCAGCAGGAATATCCCGCCGCTGCAGGCCAGCCAGACATTGCCGGCCGCATCGACCGCGATGTCGTTGCAGGCGCCGAAATCCAGGCCCGAGGTTGTGGTATCGTAGGTTTTGGAGCCGTCCTCCGGTATCACCGTGACAGTCCCCTGGGTGGAGGAGAAATCGAACTCATCCAGGTTGTACTTGTATTGTTCGAACTGGGTCACTTTACGGATCGTACGGCCCACGGCCGACCAGACAGTCACTCCGGGTCCGGCGGCCACGGCCCGCGAGACGAGCCGCGGCGAGTCCTGCTTGCCCAGGCTGACAGTGGCCCAGCTCCCGCCACCGACGCTACGGTAGTTGAGCAGCGCGCCCCGGTCCTGGATGTCGCCGGCGCCCGTGTTGAGCGTGGCCTTGTCCAAAACGGCGCACCAGGGGCCCCCAAGTGAATCCAGGGCCAGG harbors:
- a CDS encoding PQQ-binding-like beta-propeller repeat protein, with amino-acid sequence MRLTKTPFSLCLAACFLSQAIPAWAAVKIMNYKDFSSKYGTAQVLDLALDSLGGPWCAVLDKATLNTGAGDIQDRGALLNYRSVGGGSWATVSLGKQDSPRLVSRAVAAGPGVTVWSAVGRTIRKVTQFEQYKYNLDEFDFSSTQGTVTVIPEDGSKTYDTTTSGLDFGACNDIAVDAAGNVWLACSGGIFLLDGSTRLGAALAGSGLSPWKQAVRVGDGYTSCIALDRSGGAYFGTRSSGVLKYDGQKWSQAAAPGAPVTAITVGPQGRLWFATAPVAGVMGIHQLENGALKSQNFTVGGADRWNEVSSMAFDNQGKLWVGTLGGGVKVYNGTAWTGYGTADGLASDVVNAVLVESADRVWFGTDEGVSLLLFTNSPDPARAADAHILKSAQLTDSAGVFFVGRLNGKFIAGMGPGFNNEVKWSFNTGGTILSSPAADRNGVLYFGSGDKKIYALYPNGQLKWSYETGGAVVSSPAVDVDGSVYVGSKDGYLYALTRSGA